The following are encoded in a window of Patescibacteria group bacterium genomic DNA:
- a CDS encoding LemA family protein, with protein MSKKFFSPLVITLAILVVLALGAVSSYNSIVTLETNVDKTFADIETQYQRRFDLIPNIVNTVQGAANFEQTTLQNVVAARSAWAAAGTANEKIDAANNFESALSRLLVTVEAYPDLKATQAFRDLTTELEGTENRIAYARNEFNAAAAEYNKSVRQFPRNLIASVFKFDAKKELFQAATGADVVPVVDFGGNQ; from the coding sequence ATGTCAAAGAAATTCTTCTCTCCTCTCGTCATCACTCTCGCCATTCTCGTGGTTTTGGCACTCGGCGCGGTCAGCAGCTACAACTCAATTGTCACACTCGAGACCAATGTTGATAAAACTTTCGCCGACATCGAGACGCAATATCAACGCCGTTTCGATCTCATTCCGAATATCGTCAATACAGTCCAAGGCGCTGCCAATTTCGAACAAACAACTTTACAAAATGTCGTTGCGGCGCGCTCAGCTTGGGCCGCGGCCGGCACAGCCAATGAAAAAATTGATGCCGCCAATAATTTTGAAAGTGCGCTTTCGAGACTCCTGGTCACCGTCGAAGCCTATCCTGATTTGAAAGCCACTCAGGCTTTCCGTGATTTGACGACCGAGCTAGAGGGCACGGAAAACCGCATCGCCTACGCGCGCAATGAATTCAACGCCGCGGCTGCAGAATACAATAAATCCGTCCGTCAATTCCCGCGTAATCTGATTGCGAGCGTCTTCAAATTCGATGCGAAAAAAGAGCTCTTTCAGGCGGCAACCGGAGCAGATGTCGTCCCGGTCGTCGACTTTGGCGGCAATCAATAA
- a CDS encoding endonuclease domain-containing protein — translation MTNLMNPGLTQFARRLRRNSSDVEQLLWSNLRNKNLRNLKFRRQQPIGKFIADFVCFEKRVVVELDGSQHAESEKDLLRDKWFSQQGFRVLRFWNNEVFENLDGVLEKIMEVCLSEYPPPNPSLEGGESEFQADLIIYF, via the coding sequence ATGACCAACTTAATGAATCCCGGGTTAACGCAATTTGCTAGGAGACTAAGAAGAAACTCTTCTGATGTCGAGCAATTACTCTGGTCAAACTTACGCAATAAAAATCTTCGAAATTTAAAATTTCGCCGACAACAACCAATCGGAAAATTCATCGCTGATTTTGTTTGTTTCGAGAAACGAGTTGTCGTCGAGCTGGATGGTAGTCAACATGCCGAGTCTGAAAAAGATTTGCTGAGAGACAAATGGTTTAGCCAGCAGGGATTTAGAGTTCTGCGTTTTTGGAACAATGAAGTTTTTGAGAATTTAGACGGAGTTCTTGAGAAAATTATGGAGGTTTGTTTGTCAGAATACCCTCCCCCCAACCCCTCCCTTGAGGGAGGGGAGTCAGAATTCCAAGCTGATTTGATAATCTATTTTTAA
- a CDS encoding pilin — protein sequence MKTKIQILFTALLVLPIVALLFGGVATAADESADECTTEDDCNTALAEAVEKFQTATTILNNFSDCSGACNFATDLWFRCSIIGPEGAQMTCDGIYDTGSTKTGKTNTLEIIAALSKSKTELSAKVTELQQRVNRFKSADIGTILSVTVSNNQDRGNLQIFIDKVIDLAAKMVGLTAFVFLVIGGFRLVAAAGNDNQIQKAKTMIIYSIAGLTIVLLAYIIVAAVQGLLYR from the coding sequence TTGAAAACAAAAATCCAAATACTCTTCACGGCTTTACTCGTGCTGCCAATCGTCGCGCTACTTTTCGGTGGCGTCGCGACGGCTGCGGATGAATCTGCGGATGAGTGTACGACCGAGGATGATTGCAATACAGCATTGGCGGAAGCGGTCGAGAAATTTCAGACAGCCACAACCATTCTGAATAATTTTTCGGATTGTTCTGGTGCTTGTAATTTCGCCACTGATTTGTGGTTTAGATGTAGTATCATCGGTCCTGAAGGCGCGCAGATGACTTGTGATGGGATTTACGATACGGGTAGCACCAAGACAGGGAAAACCAACACTTTGGAAATTATCGCGGCGTTGTCGAAATCTAAAACCGAACTCTCAGCAAAAGTCACTGAGCTGCAGCAAAGAGTCAATAGATTCAAAAGTGCTGACATAGGCACGATTCTTTCTGTGACTGTGAGCAACAACCAAGATCGTGGGAATTTACAGATTTTCATAGACAAGGTGATTGATCTGGCAGCCAAAATGGTCGGTCTGACGGCTTTCGTTTTTCTCGTGATTGGTGGTTTCCGGCTTGTCGCGGCGGCTGGTAATGACAACCAAATTCAAAAAGCGAAGACGATGATTATTTACTCAATCGCCGGTCTGACGATCGTTCTGCTTGCGTACATTATCGTCGCGGCAGTGCAGGGACTTTTGTATCGCTAG
- a CDS encoding tyrosine-type recombinase/integrase encodes MKFTDAVDDFLTSVRIEKNQSEKTAQNYEHYLGRAADFFGAEKVVSSIGFRDVQKFLLFLNDFESRGAKLSVKTRGYHAIALRALFKFLAKRDIDCLAAEKIDVPKSEKRVVEFLTAEELSRLFATVGEKTTSDFRDAAILETLYSTGLRVSELVGLNRNQVDLERREFAVTGKGRKTRIVFLTPEAAEKIGKYLNRRTDNLPAVFLSHSRNSKADEIVGGPNAKRLTAWSVAAIVRKYALAAGLVKKVTPHTLRHSFATTLLNNGADIRSVQEMLGHASITTTQIYTHVTNKRLREVHAKFHR; translated from the coding sequence ATGAAATTCACCGACGCCGTCGACGATTTCCTCACTTCGGTCCGCATCGAGAAAAATCAGTCGGAAAAAACGGCTCAAAATTACGAGCACTATTTGGGGCGCGCCGCCGATTTTTTTGGTGCAGAAAAAGTTGTCAGCTCAATTGGCTTCCGTGATGTGCAGAAATTTTTACTCTTTTTGAACGACTTCGAATCGCGCGGTGCGAAACTCAGTGTCAAGACGCGCGGCTACCACGCCATCGCCTTGCGCGCGCTGTTCAAATTTCTCGCGAAGCGCGACATCGACTGTCTCGCCGCAGAAAAAATTGATGTCCCGAAATCGGAGAAACGCGTCGTTGAATTTTTGACGGCGGAAGAATTGAGCCGACTTTTTGCTACAGTCGGTGAGAAAACAACCAGCGACTTCCGCGATGCCGCCATTCTGGAAACGCTTTATTCCACGGGTCTGCGCGTGTCGGAGCTCGTCGGGTTGAACCGTAATCAGGTCGATCTCGAGAGGCGCGAATTCGCTGTCACGGGCAAAGGCCGCAAAACGCGCATTGTTTTCTTGACACCCGAAGCGGCAGAAAAAATCGGAAAATATCTGAATCGACGCACGGACAATCTCCCCGCCGTCTTCCTCTCACATTCGAGAAATTCGAAAGCGGATGAAATCGTCGGCGGTCCAAATGCGAAAAGATTGACCGCCTGGAGTGTCGCAGCCATCGTGCGGAAATATGCGCTCGCCGCCGGACTCGTGAAAAAAGTGACGCCGCACACTTTGCGCCACTCCTTCGCGACGACACTGCTAAATAATGGCGCCGACATCCGCAGCGTCCAGGAAATGCTCGGTCACGCCTCAATCACGACGACGCAAATTTATACGCATGTGACGAATAAAAGACTGCGCGAAGTACATGCTAAATTTCACCGCTGA
- the mutM gene encoding bifunctional DNA-formamidopyrimidine glycosylase/DNA-(apurinic or apyrimidinic site) lyase — protein sequence MPELPEVETQVRDLQVLVGHKILELSTDTPKAFRPSFAQFRRRIRGQKILAIERRAKFLIFTLSQNLKMVVHFRMTGHFLLAKNFTPREKAVRHFFQLSGEIVLQFSDIRKFGTLELLEKNAISASLAKLGAEPLDSNFTLKKFRAIFQDKKGKLKAFLLDQKNIVGIGNIYADEICFATRLHPASEIQNLSPQDLANLFREIRKQLKKGIKNRGTTIGEYVDTAGEHGSNQHSLMAYKKYGLPCQICGTTMQKIKIVQRTTSFCPRCQKLKSPSRREGLGREIILDR from the coding sequence ATGCCCGAATTGCCTGAGGTCGAGACGCAAGTTCGTGATTTGCAAGTTCTCGTCGGTCACAAAATTCTCGAGCTCTCGACGGATACGCCGAAAGCTTTCCGACCGAGCTTCGCGCAGTTTCGCCGCAGAATTCGCGGTCAGAAAATTCTCGCAATCGAGCGTCGTGCGAAGTTTCTGATTTTCACGCTCTCGCAAAATTTAAAAATGGTCGTCCATTTCCGCATGACGGGACACTTTTTGCTCGCCAAAAATTTCACGCCGCGCGAAAAGGCCGTGCGCCATTTTTTCCAACTTTCCGGCGAAATCGTTTTGCAATTTTCCGACATCCGCAAATTCGGTACGCTCGAATTGCTTGAAAAAAATGCAATCAGCGCTTCGCTCGCGAAGCTCGGAGCTGAGCCGCTGGACTCCAACTTCACACTCAAAAAATTTCGCGCCATCTTCCAAGACAAAAAAGGCAAATTAAAAGCCTTTTTACTTGATCAAAAAAACATCGTTGGCATTGGCAATATCTACGCCGACGAAATTTGTTTCGCGACTCGTTTGCATCCGGCTTCCGAAATTCAAAATTTAAGTCCGCAAGATTTGGCCAATCTATTTCGTGAAATTCGGAAACAGCTCAAAAAAGGCATTAAAAATCGCGGCACAACGATTGGCGAGTATGTCGACACGGCGGGCGAGCACGGGAGTAATCAGCATTCACTGATGGCTTACAAAAAGTATGGGCTGCCTTGTCAGATTTGCGGGACGACGATGCAAAAAATTAAAATCGTGCAGCGGACGACTTCGTTTTGTCCGCGCTGCCAGAAGCTGAAAAGCCCCTCTCGGCGGGAGGGGTTGGGGAGGGAGATAATACTAGACAGATGA
- a CDS encoding CCA tRNA nucleotidyltransferase, with amino-acid sequence MLKSAEKIVRILRARGFESYFAGGAVRDQLLNRPTSDVDIATAATPEEVEQIFPKTKALGREFGVMLVIFGRHAFEVATFRGERNYDGRKPGEVFFTSAAEDARRRDFTVNGMFWDPIAGKVLDFVGGQKDLKKQLIRFIGDADARASEDFLRILRGVRFRNLLNFEYDEPTRNAIRKHAHQLQQISGERIRDELTKILENENRGRAFRDLAEFGILDTVLPELLKLRNLEQPPRWHREGDVFTHSLGSLASLPKSASAALAFATVLHDIGKAETLRLENGEITYPGHAEKSALIAEKILRRLKFDGATRAKIVWLVAHHMNFFDIPKMRLARRHEFFMHPWFADLVKLTAADIRGTSPANFGLHREVTHEWRIHTTEKLLAPPQSFLNGEEISRELFVPRGRELGRLIRILKDAQVEGLVQNRAEALKFLESCLKR; translated from the coding sequence ATGCTGAAATCCGCTGAAAAAATCGTTCGAATTCTGCGCGCGCGTGGGTTCGAAAGTTACTTCGCCGGCGGTGCCGTGCGCGACCAGCTTCTGAATCGCCCGACCTCTGATGTCGATATCGCGACTGCCGCCACGCCGGAGGAAGTCGAGCAAATTTTTCCGAAGACGAAAGCACTCGGGCGCGAATTTGGCGTGATGTTGGTCATCTTCGGACGGCACGCTTTCGAGGTCGCGACTTTCCGTGGCGAGAGAAATTATGATGGGAGAAAACCGGGTGAAGTTTTTTTCACCAGCGCCGCGGAAGATGCGCGGCGGCGCGACTTCACGGTAAATGGCATGTTTTGGGATCCGATTGCGGGCAAAGTTTTGGATTTCGTCGGTGGACAAAAAGACCTGAAAAAGCAGCTAATTCGCTTCATCGGCGACGCTGATGCCAGAGCGAGTGAGGATTTTTTGCGAATCCTGCGCGGCGTGCGCTTCCGCAATTTGCTGAATTTCGAATACGACGAGCCGACGAGAAATGCGATTCGCAAACACGCACACCAATTGCAACAAATTTCCGGCGAACGCATCCGCGATGAGCTGACGAAAATTTTGGAAAATGAAAATCGCGGTCGTGCCTTCCGTGACTTGGCAGAATTCGGAATCCTGGACACGGTTCTGCCCGAACTTTTGAAATTGAGAAATTTGGAGCAGCCGCCACGCTGGCACCGCGAAGGCGATGTCTTCACGCACTCGCTCGGTTCGCTCGCGAGCCTACCGAAATCCGCCAGCGCCGCGCTCGCTTTCGCGACTGTACTGCACGATATCGGCAAGGCGGAAACTTTGCGCTTAGAAAATGGTGAAATTACTTACCCCGGTCACGCCGAAAAAAGCGCGCTAATCGCAGAAAAGATTTTGCGGCGGCTGAAATTCGACGGCGCGACACGCGCGAAAATCGTCTGGCTCGTCGCCCACCACATGAATTTTTTTGACATTCCGAAAATGCGGCTCGCACGCCGCCACGAATTTTTCATGCATCCCTGGTTCGCTGATCTAGTGAAATTAACCGCGGCAGACATCCGCGGCACTAGCCCAGCGAATTTCGGACTACACCGCGAGGTCACGCACGAGTGGCGGATTCACACGACGGAAAAACTTTTGGCGCCACCGCAATCATTTTTGAATGGTGAAGAAATCAGCCGCGAACTTTTCGTACCGCGCGGACGAGAGCTCGGACGATTAATTCGCATCCTAAAAGATGCCCAGGTCGAAGGCCTGGTGCAAAATCGTGCCGAAGCGCTGAAATTTCTCGAGAGCTGCTTGAAGCGTTAA
- a CDS encoding TPM domain-containing protein — MRRFLLGIFVLCLFAATANAVDFPAFQNFVTDATGTLANETVAELNSKLANYEMQTGTEIAVALIASTDGMPIEQYATQLGNEWGVGKAQVDNGALLVIAVDDRELFLATGSQLEGALTDIEARDIIDEVITPRFKNGDFDGGISAGVDAITAAIAGESFTDLRTNSTASVSSSAEGILNVIFIFLFFGVPWLAAILGRSKKIWPGAALGALGGGIGGTLLISSLVGFFGGAIVLGLFGLLFDFIVSKNYAAAKKSGGHIAWWAGGSRFGGGGSGGFGGFGGGGFSGGGFGGKW, encoded by the coding sequence ATGCGACGATTTTTACTTGGAATTTTCGTGCTTTGCTTGTTTGCGGCTACAGCCAACGCTGTCGATTTTCCTGCATTTCAAAATTTCGTGACCGACGCGACCGGCACGCTTGCGAATGAAACCGTGGCAGAGCTAAATTCGAAGCTGGCGAATTACGAGATGCAAACTGGCACGGAAATCGCCGTCGCACTGATCGCCTCGACTGACGGAATGCCGATCGAACAATACGCGACGCAGCTTGGAAATGAATGGGGCGTCGGCAAAGCGCAGGTCGATAATGGCGCACTGCTCGTCATCGCCGTCGATGACCGCGAGCTTTTCCTCGCGACTGGCAGCCAGCTCGAAGGCGCGCTGACCGACATCGAGGCACGCGACATCATCGATGAAGTCATCACGCCGCGCTTCAAAAATGGTGATTTCGACGGTGGAATCTCGGCTGGTGTCGATGCCATCACTGCAGCCATCGCTGGCGAGAGCTTCACGGATTTGCGGACGAACAGCACGGCATCTGTCTCAAGCTCGGCTGAGGGAATTCTCAATGTGATTTTTATTTTCCTGTTCTTCGGTGTGCCTTGGCTCGCCGCCATCCTCGGTCGCTCGAAAAAAATCTGGCCGGGCGCCGCGCTTGGCGCGCTGGGTGGTGGCATCGGCGGAACGCTTCTAATCTCGAGCCTCGTGGGATTTTTCGGCGGCGCAATCGTGCTCGGACTTTTTGGCTTACTCTTTGATTTCATCGTCTCGAAAAATTACGCTGCTGCTAAAAAATCCGGCGGCCACATCGCCTGGTGGGCAGGCGGCAGCAGATTCGGCGGCGGCGGCAGCGGCGGTTTCGGCGGATTTGGCGGCGGTGGCTTCTCGGGTGGCGGGTTTGGTGGGAAGTGGTAA
- a CDS encoding TatD family hydrolase → MHLVDSHCHLDFTNFEQDFDAVLARAAEAGVTKIINPGVDLATSRKAVALTESVSPRVNLFAAVGFHPSEAEKLSADNFAALEQLAQNSKVVAVGEIGLDFFKNQKSAKVQTEAFERQLALAQKLNKPVIIHAREADAEIFSTLDQFKNLRGVFHCFGSDWDFAEQVLARGFFIGLTGIVTFANAVNVQEVARKTPLEKLLIETDAPFLAPQKFRGERCEPAFVVEVAQKIAELKNLPFAEIAAKTTQNAEELFGV, encoded by the coding sequence TTGCATTTAGTCGATTCCCATTGCCATCTCGATTTCACCAATTTCGAACAAGATTTCGACGCCGTTCTCGCGCGGGCAGCTGAGGCTGGTGTTACAAAAATTATCAACCCCGGCGTGGATTTGGCGACTTCGCGAAAAGCGGTCGCGTTGACCGAGAGCGTTAGCCCCCGAGTTAACTTGTTTGCGGCGGTCGGGTTTCACCCGTCCGAGGCTGAGAAATTATCGGCTGATAATTTCGCTGCGCTTGAGCAGTTGGCTCAAAACTCCAAGGTTGTCGCAGTCGGAGAGATTGGGCTCGATTTTTTCAAGAACCAAAAATCCGCCAAGGTTCAGACTGAGGCTTTCGAGCGGCAGCTCGCGCTCGCGCAAAAATTAAACAAGCCAGTCATTATTCACGCGCGCGAGGCGGATGCTGAGATTTTCTCGACACTCGACCAATTCAAAAATTTGCGCGGCGTGTTTCACTGTTTCGGTAGCGATTGGGATTTCGCCGAGCAAGTTCTCGCGAGGGGATTTTTTATCGGACTGACCGGTATCGTCACTTTCGCCAATGCGGTGAATGTCCAAGAAGTCGCGCGCAAAACTCCGCTCGAAAAATTACTCATCGAGACAGACGCGCCTTTTCTCGCTCCGCAAAAATTTCGCGGGGAGCGCTGCGAACCGGCTTTCGTCGTCGAAGTCGCGCAAAAAATCGCCGAGCTCAAAAATTTACCATTTGCTGAAATCGCTGCAAAAACGACGCAAAATGCCGAGGAGTTGTTTGGAGTTTAG
- the ruvA gene encoding Holliday junction branch migration protein RuvA, which produces MIGFLRGTVLKIRGKRLILEVGGVGYEIWANSKILGIAKVGDAKKLWIHSHQTSDAISLFGFEAEEDLEFFELLNSVNGVGPKTALEILETPATKLRQIIASGDTTKLAETPGIGKKTAARIVLELKPKITGGDPEVPDDSEIDAGVLDALVGLGYTKKMVLGILAQKPNEIVKPENIVKWFLQNA; this is translated from the coding sequence ATGATTGGCTTTCTCCGCGGCACCGTTCTGAAAATTCGCGGCAAGCGGCTGATTCTCGAGGTCGGCGGCGTCGGTTATGAAATCTGGGCGAATTCGAAAATTTTGGGAATTGCCAAAGTCGGCGACGCGAAAAAACTCTGGATTCACAGCCACCAAACGAGCGACGCGATTTCATTGTTTGGTTTTGAGGCTGAGGAAGATTTAGAATTTTTCGAACTGCTGAATTCGGTCAATGGTGTCGGACCCAAAACCGCACTCGAGATTTTGGAAACTCCCGCCACTAAATTAAGACAAATTATCGCGAGTGGCGACACGACGAAACTCGCGGAAACTCCCGGCATTGGCAAAAAAACCGCCGCGCGCATTGTGCTGGAACTAAAGCCCAAAATCACCGGCGGCGATCCTGAAGTTCCGGATGATTCGGAAATTGATGCGGGAGTTTTGGACGCGCTCGTCGGACTCGGCTACACAAAAAAAATGGTCCTGGGTATTTTGGCGCAAAAGCCAAATGAGATCGTTAAGCCGGAAAATATCGTAAAGTGGTTTTTACAAAATGCCTAA
- a CDS encoding DUF4215 domain-containing protein yields the protein MQKILQNFAKSSLLTLGVIFLSSIFLVEPAMAGTASCGETVYHDYDVTVTGDCGITITGLTKTVSGQASNTGSQSYSVSYHIPNGGLQTFSIPINILASAPNGSTVSSSFNVDSFTPDVKGCSVTFKRYSSGTTNIVCPYCGDGIKQSPNGAGVYEQCDINSGYCASGTCLSNCTCKPVAKICGDNIIQTPNDAGKNEVCDGTSHSACASGVCQSDCTCKPVAKICGDNIIQTPNDSGKNEICDGTSHTACASGICQSDCTCKPVAKICGDNIIQTPNDSGKNEVCDGTSHSACASGICQSDCTCKSVTTCGDGIKQSPNDAGVYEECDKNSGYCASGTCLSNCTCKPVAKICGDGVKQTPNDAGVNEQCDDGNTINTDSCRNDCKLTICGDNIRQWPNSSGSYEICDGTDAVDCPGKCLGNCTCPALKICGDNIIQTPNDSGKNEVCDGISHSACASGICQSDCTCKPVTKICGDNIIQTPNDAGKNEVC from the coding sequence ATGCAAAAGATTTTACAAAATTTCGCGAAGAGCTCATTGCTTACTCTCGGAGTTATTTTTTTATCTTCGATTTTTTTAGTCGAGCCGGCGATGGCAGGGACGGCGTCTTGCGGCGAGACCGTTTACCACGATTATGATGTTACCGTGACCGGTGATTGTGGCATCACGATTACTGGTTTGACGAAAACAGTTTCGGGTCAAGCCTCGAACACCGGTTCGCAATCTTATAGTGTGAGTTATCACATCCCTAATGGTGGTTTGCAGACTTTTTCGATTCCAATCAATATTTTGGCAAGTGCACCGAATGGCAGCACAGTTTCTTCGAGTTTTAATGTCGATTCTTTCACACCTGATGTGAAAGGCTGTTCGGTGACTTTCAAGAGATACTCTTCGGGGACAACGAACATAGTTTGCCCTTATTGTGGCGATGGGATAAAGCAAAGCCCGAATGGTGCGGGCGTTTACGAGCAGTGTGATATAAATAGTGGTTATTGTGCGAGTGGTACTTGCTTAAGTAACTGTACCTGTAAACCCGTAGCTAAGATCTGCGGCGACAACATTATCCAAACACCCAATGATGCCGGTAAAAATGAAGTCTGCGATGGCACTTCTCATTCCGCCTGCGCCAGTGGAGTCTGCCAGAGCGACTGTACTTGCAAACCTGTAGCTAAGATCTGCGGCGACAACATTATCCAAACACCCAATGACTCCGGTAAAAATGAAATCTGCGATGGTACTTCTCACACCGCCTGCGCTAGTGGCATCTGCCAGAGTGACTGTACCTGCAAACCCGTAGCTAAGATCTGCGGCGACAACATTATCCAAACACCCAATGACTCCGGTAAAAATGAAGTCTGCGATGGCACTTCTCATTCCGCCTGCGCGAGTGGCATCTGCCAGAGCGACTGTACCTGCAAATCGGTGACCACTTGCGGCGATGGGATAAAGCAAAGCCCGAACGATGCGGGTGTTTATGAGGAATGCGACAAAAATAGCGGTTATTGTGCGAGTGGTACTTGCTTAAGTAACTGTACCTGCAAACCCGTAGCTAAGATCTGCGGCGATGGAGTAAAGCAGACTCCGAACGATGCGGGTGTTAACGAGCAGTGTGACGATGGCAATACCATTAACACCGACTCCTGCCGCAACGACTGTAAGCTCACAATTTGTGGCGACAACATTCGTCAATGGCCCAACAGTTCTGGCTCTTACGAAATTTGTGACGGTACAGATGCCGTAGATTGTCCCGGCAAATGCTTAGGAAATTGTACTTGTCCTGCTCTCAAGATCTGCGGCGACAACATTATCCAAACACCCAATGACTCCGGTAAAAATGAAGTCTGCGATGGCATTTCTCATTCCGCCTGCGCGAGTGGCATCTGCCAGAGCGACTGTACCTGTAAGCCCGTAACTAAGATCTGCGGCGACAACATTATCCAAACACCCAATGATGCCGGTAAAAATGAAGTCTGCGA
- the hisA gene encoding 1-(5-phosphoribosyl)-5-[(5-phosphoribosylamino)methylideneamino]imidazole-4-carboxamide isomerase codes for MSFQIIPAIDLIHGRCVRLYKGSFEQKTEYEISPSEQARVFENEGGDRIHVVDLDGARKGEPINLRTIAKICASVKIPIEVGGGVRKIEDAEKLFAIGVDRVILGTLAVEQPELLAEFLQKFGSEKIVVGLDARKDGTKLATRGWESATEIDVLDFAEKLVNLGVARIIYTDIARDGTLTFPNFDMNERLVKTTKLKVIASGGVTDLAHLEILRKIGCEGAILGKALYEDKISVSEIKQSL; via the coding sequence TTGTCTTTTCAAATTATCCCAGCCATCGACTTAATCCATGGGCGCTGCGTGCGACTTTACAAAGGCTCATTCGAGCAGAAAACAGAATACGAAATCTCTCCGTCCGAGCAAGCCCGGGTTTTCGAAAATGAAGGCGGTGACCGCATTCATGTCGTCGATCTCGACGGCGCACGCAAAGGCGAGCCGATTAATTTGCGGACAATCGCGAAAATTTGTGCGTCGGTCAAAATCCCCATCGAAGTCGGTGGCGGCGTGCGCAAAATCGAAGATGCAGAGAAACTTTTTGCCATCGGCGTGGACCGCGTGATTCTCGGGACGCTCGCCGTCGAGCAGCCCGAACTTTTGGCAGAATTTTTGCAGAAATTTGGCAGCGAAAAAATCGTGGTCGGACTCGACGCGCGCAAAGACGGCACGAAGCTGGCGACGCGCGGCTGGGAAAGCGCGACCGAGATAGATGTACTCGACTTCGCGGAAAAGCTCGTAAATCTTGGCGTTGCGCGCATTATTTACACAGACATCGCCCGCGACGGCACGCTGACTTTCCCGAATTTCGACATGAACGAACGACTTGTGAAAACGACCAAGCTGAAAGTCATCGCGAGTGGCGGCGTCACCGATCTCGCCCATTTGGAAATTTTACGCAAGATTGGTTGTGAAGGCGCGATTCTCGGCAAGGCTTTGTACGAAGACAAAATTTCCGTCAGTGAAATTAAACAATCCTTATAA
- the trpS gene encoding tryptophan--tRNA ligase, with the protein MRILSGIQPSGNLHLGNYFGAIEQFLNFQKSGAELFVFVADLHALTTAKNPAELKRSIFEVAAAFIAFGLVDEKTTIYRQSDVPETLELFWILSCLAPMGLLERAVSFKDKTVRGLDANVGLFNYPILQAADILILQPDKVPVGKDQKQHLEITRDLAEKFNSQFGALLKLPEPEIPKKVAVVPGTDGEKMSKSYGNAIEIFAEEKDLRKQIMRIKTDSTAKGQPLDYAKCLVFQLFKLFATAAEEKDLAEKYRNGEVGYGDAKQILFEKVLDAFGPARKKFQELQKNPSEVTKILEQGGAKARGEATANLAKIRAKIGLK; encoded by the coding sequence ATGCGAATCTTGTCTGGAATCCAGCCTTCGGGAAATCTCCACCTCGGAAATTATTTCGGCGCGATCGAGCAGTTTTTAAATTTTCAGAAAAGTGGCGCGGAACTTTTCGTCTTCGTCGCCGATCTGCACGCACTCACGACGGCGAAAAATCCAGCTGAGCTCAAGCGCAGTATTTTCGAAGTCGCCGCGGCTTTCATCGCGTTCGGCCTGGTCGATGAAAAGACGACGATTTACCGACAATCCGATGTGCCCGAGACGCTCGAACTTTTTTGGATTCTCTCCTGCCTCGCGCCGATGGGTTTGCTCGAACGCGCTGTGAGCTTCAAAGACAAAACTGTGCGTGGACTCGACGCCAATGTCGGACTCTTCAATTATCCGATTTTGCAGGCCGCTGACATTTTGATCCTGCAGCCAGACAAAGTGCCGGTCGGCAAAGATCAGAAACAACACCTCGAAATCACGCGCGACTTGGCGGAGAAATTTAATTCCCAATTCGGCGCGCTGCTGAAATTACCCGAGCCGGAGATTCCGAAGAAAGTCGCGGTCGTGCCTGGCACCGACGGCGAAAAAATGTCGAAGAGTTATGGCAACGCGATTGAAATTTTTGCGGAAGAAAAAGATTTGCGGAAGCAAATCATGCGGATCAAAACTGACTCGACGGCGAAAGGTCAGCCGCTCGATTATGCTAAATGCCTAGTTTTTCAGCTGTTTAAACTTTTCGCGACCGCAGCGGAAGAAAAAGATTTGGCGGAAAAATACCGCAACGGCGAAGTCGGCTACGGCGACGCGAAGCAGATTTTATTTGAAAAAGTTCTGGACGCTTTCGGTCCGGCGCGGAAGAAATTTCAAGAGCTGCAAAAAAATCCCAGCGAAGTCACCAAGATTTTGGAGCAAGGCGGCGCGAAAGCCCGCGGCGAAGCGACCGCGAATTTGGCGAAAATTCGTGCGAAAATTGGCTTGAAATGA